In the genome of Olsenella profusa DSM 13989, one region contains:
- a CDS encoding energy-coupling factor transporter transmembrane component T family protein has product MALRISMGQYLPGDSPLHRLDPRVKLGGTLILVLSAFGIDTPTQLLLGLAGIVALFACARVPLAKVAASIRPVVAILAFLAVFNLFFVQEGEPLWRWGVLGITTGSVRVAVIYSLRLVIATLAAALMLLTTTPTQITDACDAALSPLAKLGLPGHELAMVFSLMLRFIPTLADETQAILDAQTMRGAPIGEGSPLRRAQSLIPVLIALLASSAHHADGLACALDARSYVGGATRSHWHPMRMRPRDWLALALLAAYVVALVAAGLLAVTF; this is encoded by the coding sequence ATGGCACTGCGCATCTCCATGGGACAGTACCTGCCAGGAGACTCCCCCCTGCATCGCCTGGACCCACGCGTCAAGCTTGGCGGAACCCTTATCCTCGTCCTCAGCGCGTTTGGCATAGACACGCCCACTCAGCTGCTGCTGGGTCTGGCGGGCATCGTCGCGCTGTTCGCATGCGCGCGCGTGCCGCTGGCAAAGGTGGCCGCCTCCATCAGGCCCGTCGTGGCGATACTGGCATTCCTTGCCGTTTTCAACCTCTTCTTCGTGCAGGAGGGGGAGCCGCTCTGGCGTTGGGGCGTGCTGGGCATCACCACCGGCAGCGTGCGCGTGGCCGTCATCTACAGCCTGAGGCTCGTCATTGCCACGCTCGCCGCGGCGCTCATGCTGCTCACCACCACGCCCACGCAGATCACGGACGCCTGCGACGCCGCGCTCTCGCCCTTGGCCAAGTTGGGGCTCCCCGGCCATGAGCTTGCCATGGTCTTCTCGCTCATGCTGCGCTTCATCCCCACGCTGGCCGACGAGACCCAGGCCATCCTCGATGCGCAGACCATGCGGGGCGCGCCCATCGGGGAGGGTTCCCCCCTTCGGCGCGCACAATCCCTGATCCCGGTGCTCATCGCCCTGCTTGCGAGCTCCGCGCATCACGCCGACGGCCTTGCGTGCGCCCTGGATGCACGCAGCTATGTGGGCGGGGCCACCAGAAGCCACTGGCACCCCATGCGCATGCGCCCCAGGGACTGGCTGGCGCTGGCGCTGCTCGCGGCCTATGTCGTGGCGCTCGTGGCAGCGGGGCTACTCGCCGTCACCTTTTAA